The DNA window GGCCTCTGAGGGGGAGGCAGAAGGCTGGACGAGAACAGGCCTCCTTCCTCAACCCCGGCCATCCAGGGTGAGCAAGgctggctctcccccacccccaccccggccccAACTCCAGCCCCCAAAGGCCTTGGGGTTACCTGCCCAGAGCCAGGCAGGACTCccgaaggagggaaggggcctctccggtggatgaggaggaggaggaggagtcagccACCAGCGGGTCCACCGATGGCCCTGTCCTTTGCCCCATCAGCTGAGCAGCTGGCTAGCTCGCTTCTTGGGGGGCAGCCTCATCCTAGGGACCCCGCCCGACACGCTCCTAGTCTGGGCTGGGGGCCACTCCGGAGAGGAGAACAGGAGCCCGTCGGCCCCGACTCAGGGAGAGAGGAAAACACCTCCGCCCTCTGGCCAAGGGGAAGCCGGGTTCCCAGGCCAGGCCGGCTGGGGCTCCGCAGAGGGAGGTGGAACCCTGGGGCGGGCTGGGTTGGGCTGGCCGGGGCCGAGGTGAGCCAGGCGGCCTCTTCCTGCCTCTCCAGGACCTTCCTGGCCATCCCAGCCTCTTCCTGGGTGGACGACTTCATCGACTGGCTGAACCCCTTCTCCAGCTGCTGCCGCATCCATAGTTTTGGCCCCGACAAGGGGGAGTTCTGCCCCTCCACAGACTGTAAGTGGGGCTGAGCCAAGGAGAGGGGACAGGGAGGTGTTGGAGGAGCTGTGATGGAGAGGAAGGTGGCAAccggtgtgtgtttgtgtgcgcagGTGTgtttgggtttgtgtgtgtgtacgccgTGTGTCTTGAAAGTGCCCCTCCCGGATGGAGGTCCCCATGGGCCAGGGCCAGGCCCAGTCTtgagcaagccccccccccccactaaccATTCCTTTCTCCCCTCCGGCAGCCTCCTTCTCCTGCCTGCTCCAGCGATGCATGCCTATCCCCAGCGGAGCCCTCCGACCCTCTGTCGAGGAGTTCCACCGGTTCCTGCCCTGGTTCCTCCAGGACAAGCCCAACCTGAAATGTGCCAAGGGGTGAGGGTTGCAAACAGGACCCGAAGGGGGTGGGTTTGAGAGAGGAGGGGCGTGGTCCAGGGCAGGAACTGAAACGCTACAGATCTCATGTCCTCCAGACCCTGGAAGAACCCTTGACCCTAGAGAACATCGGTTGCCCCAGGGAACCAGCCAGCCACGGGCATGGCCCCTTTCCCCATGGGGAAGAGGCGACAGGCAGAGGGGGCACCAAGAGGAGGCGACAGCATCCCTCCCCAAGCAGGTGGCGTATTtgcctccccctccaaaaaaacaacaaaaaacaaaaacaaaacaaaaaaactcctgtcctctggacaTGCCCCCCAGCCTTGGTACAAGAGCTCAGCCCAAGagagcccccacccccccaacagAGCTCCATATACCCAACCCAGCCCTCTTTTTGGGACTCTTTTTCAGACTCTTCTCCCTGACAGCTGGAAGGGAAAAGGAGGCCAGAAAGCCTCAccgagggggtgggggtgggtggggggaggacagggagctgctgctgctgctgctacctccGTGCAAGGGGGCAGCTGTCACCCGCAGGGGCTGCTGGTAGGAGAGGAGGAGTCCTGTCTGCAAACCGGGAAAGCAGGCCAAAAAGAATCTCTGGGGTGGTGCAGGGGGGTGTTCGAGCCATTCCCCAAGGCGGGCCCGTGAGGCCACGGCTACTGCTTCTGGCTACCATTCATCgcaccccccccctctttcttcagGGGCCTGGGAGCCTATGACACCTCAGTGCGGCTGGGGCCAGAGGGGGAAATTACAGGTGAGCTTGGAGGGCTGGGAGGTTGCTTGGGTGGACCCATGGCCTGTGGGgtggaagagggaggagggggtCCTGCTCCTCGACTGACGGGATCCTCTCGTCTGGAGGAGCATCTGCCAGGGGTGTTTCATGGAAGCCCCCAGACCCTCCCTTCTTGCCTCCTCCTGGCTGGAGAGGGGCCTGCATGGCAGGGGGGTGACTCCCTGAAATctggctgggggggtggggggtgcagGCACGCCAGCACAGTGACCCTCATGTTCTTCCCCCCAGCATCCCGCTTCATGGCCTACCACAAACCCCTGAAAAACTCAGCAGAGTACACGGCAGCTCTGAAGGCCACCAGGGCGCTGGCCGCCAACATTACGGCCACCATGCGGCAGGTGCCAGGCACGGACCCCAGCTTCCAGGTCTTCCCTTACAGGTAAGGCAAGaggaagagggtggggtggggtggggtgtgttgGAGAGCCATGGGGCACAGAAGATGACTGCACCTGCGGCAGCCCCTCCCCCCACATTGCCaggccccagggcaccccctccCGCCAATTTGCCACTGGGCAGATAAGTAAATACCCCTCACCCTGCAGCCCGTTTGAGCAAGGGGAACTCTGCCCATTCGTTTGTGGTCTTTGCATTatgcaaatagaaaaaaaagcaTCTGGGCCCCATCAGGGTGCCCCCATAGCCCTTCTTCCTCTCTGGCAGCTCCCAGCCCCCATTACGGGGCTGAGCCTGTGGCACtagctgccccccccaccccgcgcTTCTCTTCTGTATCCCTGCGGCAGGATTCTGACCCAAAATTCCTGCTTGAAGTGCCACTATACTGTCTGCCAAAATGATCAGAAAATATTATTCCTTATGCCCCTCAAAGGCCACAAGCCACCTATTGTTCTTGCTGATTCCattgtttttgaaatgtaactttgtttTGTCCTTGttataaaaaaagtaacttgccacAGTTGGTTTCTGAGGTCTGAGCTGGAGATAAAGGAGCCGCCACCAGCCAGCTGACACTTTGGATGGGGGCCGAGGGAGGCCATTTCGAGAGTGTTTTGCTGGAAGGCAGCAGAGGGTGAGGGTgagcaggtggggtggggggccccCCATCCCCGCCCCCGCCCCTGATCATCTGCTCCTTTGGCAGCATCACCTACGTGTTCTACGAGCAGTACCTGGACATCCCTCTGGTCGGCTTCTTCAACGTGGCCGTCTGCCTGGCCCCCACCTTCATCGTCTGCTGCATCCTTCTGGGGATGGATCTGCGCTCGGGCCTCATCAACCTGGTCACGATCCTCATGATTGTGGTGGACACCGTGGGGGCCATGACCCTCTGGGGCGTCTCCTTCAATGCCCTCTCCCTCATCAACTTGGTGGCGGTAAATCCAGCCTGGACTGAGGAGGCTTGGGggggacggatggacggacggaggaggaggagggcgaggggATCCCAGCAGTTCCCTCTGTCTTGGGGGTTTCAGGGTTCATCCCTGTGGCCGTTCCCCTCCTGGTGGCCGATGCCTGGGATGGGCTGCTTTCCAAAAACCTCTCCCgtccaccttctcctcctcttccagcagaAGCAAAGGCAGCGGGTTGAATTCtactcttttctctccctcttcccccccccccaggtgtggCTGCTCCCCCCAGTAACTGGCTGAGGTCTCTTGGCCTATCAAGAGGCCTCCCCCACTTCCCTCTGTGGACGCTGCCCCACGTCCCTTGCTAACCCTCCTCTCCTCCCGGCAGGCAGTGGGCCTCTCGGTGGAGTTCGTGTCCCACATCACACGGGCCTTTGCCGTCACCGGCGGCCCCAGCAAATTGGCACGGGCCAAAGAAGCCACGGTCTGGATGGGCAGCGCCGTGAGTAGACTGGGGAGGGTGGAAAGCTAGCTGGGGCCAGATGGGGGCAGTGGGGAAGGGATTGTCTTTGGGGTCTGTTGTTGGCGGGCTGTGTGAGGGAGGCAGAGGGCTTGatcctgccacccccacccccacatacaTACCTGCCTGAGGGGAGGGGACCTCCAGACGCTACCCTGCTTCCCCCTTTCCTGCAGGTCCCAGGGCCTgggcctccctgcccccccccgctgcagaaggggggcttccttccttcctggccaCAGCTCCCTCACCAAGCAGCCGCTGCTGGGTGGCCTCAGCCCCTAACCGGGGCATCTGCTCTCCCCGGCTCAGGTGTTTTCTGGGGTGGCCATGACTAACCTGCCTGGGATCGTGGTCCTGGCCTTTGCCAAAGCCCAGCTGGTCCAGATCTTCTTCTTCCGCCTCAACCTCATCATCACCCTCCTGGGGACGCTGCACGGCCTCATCTTCCTCCCCGTCTTGCTCAGCTATTTCGGTAAAAGTCCCGTGGGGGGGCCTCTGGctgccctcctcccctcctctcaaAGCAAGCCTCCCACGGAGCCCCCGCCCAGCCAGCACACTCGAGGCTCCTGTTCCTGGAGTTGCTGATGCTCGCAGAACGCCTGGCCGGGCATGGCCTGGCCTGGCCATCTTTGTGGGCTCAGGGGCTCTGAAGAGCTGCTCTGCCTTCACTTAGATTTTGAAAGTGAGACAGAGCAAAGCCATGGATGGCCAGTTCACCCAGGGCGATGCCTGGCGCTGCCTTCATTGTCTTGCAATGCGCTCATACATTGAGGCGCTGAAAGTGCCGGGGAGGAATGGCACCGGCTGAAAGTGGGCACCGGCCCCACCCTCTGAGGAGGCCATCACGTGGCAGTGGCGGGGGTGTGTGCTTGAGAGGGGGGGGCCCCTCCTGACCCTGTCATTTCCCTCCACCAGGGCCTGACATCAGGCAGTCGGTGATGCTTCAGGCGCAGTCGAACAAGCAGCAAGAAGGTTTACGAGAAGCACAGCCCCGGAAGAGCAGCCCAAGCAACAGCCGGCTCCCGACGACGGCCCCAGCCTCCTTCAGGGTGGCCCGAGAAGAGCAGCTCTGAGCAGGCTGGTCAGCTGCTGCCTTGGCAGCAGGGGCTGGCGCCTCAATGCCCCTTGGCAGCTGGGccgtctgtctgtgtctgtgtgtgagccCTGCTCTCCTTGGAACAGCAAAAGAACCACAGCAGCAGAACGGGACAGCAGTTGTGAGGGACACAGCGTGTCTGTGATGTGGGtgcgaatgtgtgtgtgtgtggggggggggatggaggacCTGCAGGTGGctgtgtgcacacgcacacacgcctATGGCAGATCCTCCTTTCACCCACCCACACATTCAGAAAGAAGGGTGTTTGGATGCCACACACCTTTGTTTCTATGAAGTCCTCAAAGCGGCTGCTGGCCCACAGGTACTCTGAGCAAAAGGGCCCCCCACCCTTCTTATTCCCCAGCTGCCCAGATCCGCCCAAAGACCTGCGTACGCCGGACTCCAGGACCACCAGAGCTTGTGCGCTTGGGCGacgtattttattttttcctgctgtgcTCTCCTCCTTGTGCGAGACAGAGGCACAGGCTGGAGGGACAGCACGTATGCACTTTGCCGGCTCTGAGCGAAAGCTGGCCGGCCACCTTTGGGAGCACAAGATGAGCGAGAACGAAAACCTGTGAAATAAACATGGATGAGGATGCCTTCTTTTCGTTCACTCTGTTTTTTGTCTGGCCGGCTCCTGCCCCATCTGGCAGCTCCTGATCACACACCGATCCTCGGCAGGTGCCAGCCTGGCTTTCTCACCACCGAGTgcagtttctctctcccccccccccgaaacaccCCTCCTTCCTTCAAAAGGCAAAGAGAGCAGGCCGGCCTGCAGATTGGTTCTTCTCTTTCTCATTCACACAGGTCAACGGATGCAGGCATGCCTCTCTGTGTGAAATAGCATCTTTAAATAACCCCTGTCCCACCCCCAAAGGAGAGGAATGTGCACCCTCGAATCCATTGTGAAAGGGACAGGGCAGCAGATCTCccagaggcaggcagggagggcagAAGGGACCGAGTGGgaaagtgttcctttccctcGTGAAATGAGTGAATAGGCGACCTTCACATCCAGGGGGCTGCCTGGCCCTGCCTAGCCATGGCTGAGGAGTGAAGGCAGGGGCAGTCCAATACTGTAGCACCTTGAGGGCCACCTGCCCCGTAGGGGTCGCTTCCACGTCTGGGATCACCCCCAAACACTGGCATGCACGTGGCACTGAGGGGGGGCCCTCCTTGCCCGGTCCTGTGTGAGAGGCGGAGGGGAAGCACGGAAGGCAAAGCAAGGGGCGGCTGCTTAGGGCCGCCCCGCTCTCTCTCCTGCCCGCGCCCCCAAAGAGAGAGACCACAGTCCCTCAGctagggaaggaagaaaggaagaaaggaaggaaagggaatggatggatggatagatggaaggaaggaaggaagaagaaagaaaaaggaaggaaggaaggaaggaaggaaggaaggcgtaCCCCACCGCCACGCCCATGCAGAATTCTAGCAAGGGGGACGACACCCCTCAACTCCCCTTCTTATCCGTCGGACCGGGCCTCGACACGGTAGGGGGCAGTTTTGTCCGCTCCCCCGCCCCCCGGAACCGACGGAGCCGGAGCTTGGGGAAAAGGAGAGGCCGGCGGCGAGCGCCAGGCTTGCTCCGGGTGGCGTCCGGAGCCCTCCCTTTGCGATGCTGTGCCTGcaggggggcggggcggggcggcgTCCTTCCCGCCCCGTCGGGATTCCGGCCTGAAGGGCCAAAGCAGCAAAGCAAACGGCGgcgggtgtgtgcgtgtgtgtgcgcgcgtcgGGGCGAGGCGCCATCAGTGACGCGCAAGGCGTCGGTCCCGGTCAGCCCCCGCCTCCTCGTCAAGGCACCTGGCGGAGCTTCCGATGTCCGGCGTGCATGGCCGGAGCGCGAGCCAGCAAGGCGCAGGTGCGCGTGCTCGCGGGGGTACAAGGTgcagccctgcccccccccccccccgctccctcctCCGGCAAACTGTTTATCGCGCAGGAAGGCGCCGCGGCCCCTTCGGACAACACGGGGCTTTCTTGGTCCCTGTGCCGGTTGCCCTCCAACAAGTATTCGCCGGGGGGGGTACAGAGGAGGACGGATCGAATATAGAGCCTCCGTGACCGGGCGCAGTCTACCTCCCTCAGCCCTCCCTCTTGCTAGATCCCCACGGGACGCCCCGCCTCCTCTCCTCTCCGGCGCACGTCTGCCGAGCGGCCACGGGGGGGCGCCCGCCCGTTTCCTTCCTCGGGTCCATCGCCTCGCGGCTTCTCGCGAGAATTTGTCCATTTCCCTGCCCCGGAGGATCCCCAAGATGGCGGCGCCGTGGTGGCGAGTGGGGCGACCGGGCCTGGAGGCGAGTGCCGGGCGGGGCGCGTCGGGGCCTccggagggagggacggagggacggagggagggcaAGTGAGCCGAGCAGCGGGGCTCGGGCTGGTGGGAGCCTCACCTCTCCGCTCTTCTTCTTCCAGGCCTGGGCGGCgacgcgcggcggcggcggcggcccccggTGGCTCCTCTGGGCCGGGCAGGGTTTCCACACCTCCGTCGCCCGCCCTAAGGTAAGGGCCGCTGGGTCCGCCTCGGAGCGAGATTCCTGGTGGCCGCTGCTCCCCCGGCGGGGAAGAGGCGCTTCTCGCCTCCCTTTTCCGGCAGGGACGGTGGGGAGTCTGTCCGAGACGCGGAGGCGCTGGATCTCGTGCCGGTTTCCTCGGAGGAAGGCACGGTCAGGGTTAGGTCTCCGCTACCCGGGAAGACCTGGTCGCGGGCCGCACGGGGCGAGAGAGGGACGGGGATGATTTTCCGTCTGGCTCCGGGCAGCCCTTcttccgaggaggaggaggaggaggtcaagCCCCCTTGGCTCCCCGGGGCTCCTTCCGCGGGCCCTTGCCCTGGGTGAGATTGCGGAGGCTGTGAGGGGGCCGCGGAGAGAGGCCGGGCCTTGGCCTTGGCCTTCCGCCCTGGCGCCTCTCACGAGGGGCTCTTCTCTCCTTGCTCGCCCTGCAGGCCAAGGCTGCCCGTATTCGCAGCGGGAAAGGGATAATACCGGTGACCTACGAGGAAGCCCATCCGCCCCACTACATTGCCCACCGCAAGGGCTGGCTCTCTCAGCACACAAGTGAGTGAGGCCGCGCGGAGGGGATGGGATCGGCGGTCATAAGACACCAGGAGGGCCAAGGAGACTCTTGCTCCTCAGAGGGAGGCGGTGAGTGGGGCGGAGTTTGCTGTGGGTGCCTGTCCCTACAGAGAGGGGAGTTTTggcctccttttctcttcttggGGGAGAGCCTGGTCAGTGTCCCTTTGTGACACGGTAGCTTGGAAGCCCTGTCCTCGGCCTTCCTTCAGTTGGCTCTCGAGTTTTACTTCATGGTGAAAGTTGAACTTACCTGGCCCTTCTGCAGAGGAGAATGAATCCATGTTGTTCCTCTTTAAGGCTGTTTCTTCCGGGGTGTTTCCTGATCCCAAACCTCACAAAATTGGTCCCTGTCTTTGATCcaccctctttgtgtgtgtgtgtgtgtgtgtgtgtgtgtgttgtctgtcTCTGTAGGCCATCTCTGTGGAGAGGAAGGGGCAGCAGAACGAGCTGTGGAGGATGTCTTCATACGCAAATTCATCTATGGAACCTTCCATGGCTGCTTGGCCAATGAGATTGTGCTGAAACGCCGGGCCAACATGCTGATTATCTGTGCAGTTTTTGTCCAGAAGATGTTGCCTCATAAGTTGTACTTCTTGATTGGTTATACAGAAGTATTGCTTTCTTACCTGTACAAATGCCCTGTCAAGATGGAAGTGCAGACTGTACCTGAAAAGGTGATCTACAAGTATGTCTAAGCCCAGGTGGCGTCTGcaatggtgtgtgtggggggcccTCACCTAGCACCTCTCTGTCCCCAAAGGTTCAGTCCAACTTCGTGTTTTGCTTCCCCCTCAGCAGAAGGGTTGCTTCCAGCTAGGACTGGGGGAAAGGTGAGACATTCAGAGATGCTGCTTGCTTGATGGCTGTTCCTGGTGTGCAACCAGTGACTCAAAAGATCTTGGTTTTTCTAATGGTATGAGTTGGACAAAGCTTGGGATATTGTTAATATCCAAACAAAAATGCTTGCTACTTGGTGTCACTGGCTGGTCTCAGGTTCTTTTATTTCTGAGCAAGTAGAATCTTTGTCTGCACAACTAGGCCAGAAATATCTCCTAAAATTATGGGAAACAGTTTGCTGTCTTTTGCTCTGAACAGGAACCACAGGGCACCCACCTTGCCAGTGCAGGACTGGACCATTCCCCAAGGCATCCCCAGCCTTGTTCAGGATAGTTCCATTGGTGCCCATTTAGCAGCAGCAAAGGGGTGTCTGACAAGAGGGAAGAGTTTTTTCCTGCtgcattgggggtggggtggggagctttGACCTGCGAAAGGAGCAGCTGGTCCATTGctctttctgtcttcctccttACTTAAAGATTGCGAAGTGTGTGCTTTGAGGCttgagagggagaaaggaagtcTTACAGGGACACTGGACTTACTGGTTGATTCCAAGGCAAAGAAGTACATTATTTTTGCTTAAGACAGAGCTGTGGCACTGTAAAACCATGGAGTGGTGGTATGCTTGGGTGTGTGACCATAAATATCATAGCTCTTCATTCTTTCAATGCCTGTGATGTTATTCAACCAGTTTTTAAACAGACCTACCACATAGAATGGTGTGGCTTACTGGTGGGGATAATGACAGATTTTTGTAGCACAGTTTTGTACGGCAAATGAAATTTCCCTGAAAGAAAGTGCTCCTTTGCCAGTAATAAAATTGGATCCAATTAGCAGGCAGGTATCAAAGGGGACTGTAAGGAAAACCCCCCAGATTTCCTCTAAAAAGGAGAAGACATAACGTGCTCCTTTGCATTCATTGTCCTTTTGGACAGATAAAGTTGTTTGGTGCTTTTACCTTGGTAGGGATAAAATAAAGGAGATAAAATCCAGTGAACTTTGTATTTCCATACATCATGCCTGGCCCAGGCAGGCTCAGAAGCACACCCTGGTTGTTTTCTGTGGTTGTACTTCTTCAGAAGCCAAGTATTACCATAGGGGTGCCAAGAAACTGGGCTGCACCCATTCAGAAGCCTCCTCCTGTCTGAGGTGTTTGTCAGTGCATCCTGAACTCAGGAACCGAGTATTTCTAAGCTGCTACCATGTGTTTCTGCCACATACATGATGTTCTCCTTGGTGGGGGTGTTGGAAGAGCCGTGGCACACTGCCATGACCTTAGTCTCTGTTCCACTCCTCTACCCTCCTGGTTGTACCCAGTGATTCCTCACAGGTAGGAACATGATAACACGCAGGCTGGCTGAAAGTATTCGTATTAGCAGCTCTCACTGGGATGGGGAGGGATGGAGGCCAAGATGGGGTAAAGGCAGTTCTCAAAACTTTCGTTTCATGAACTGCCTCCTTTAGATTGATGCACAGTAGAATTCCCTTACTGGGTCAGAGAcactgctccccacccccagagATGAACACCATGGCCCAGAACTCTATTGCAGTTGTGGACGAGGAGTCCTGGCATCATCAGAGATTATAGACAACCAGGGCTTTGCTCCTTGAAATATCATCCTTTTGGGTGGAACGGTCTGTCCCTGGGATCCCTAGAAGTGCTGAAGTCAAATACAGAGTCACACAAAGGGGGGCATGTTAGCTCCCTGGGCAAAGGAGATTTTGAAGCAGCAGAATCTGCATCAGAGTCACTTGCCAGCTGGTTCTTGGCATGCCCAACATCAGGAGGAGGCTTCTACTCTGCTGACTCTGCCCCCTTCTCTGCTGGCACCTACAGATTCCCAGTCACAGTAGGATCCAGTTCTACCCACAGAATGTGGTGCTGCAGCACATAAATGTTGATCCTTTTCCAGTCTTggcattttgtgcaaaagaaaaaaaaaggcagagtgtTCTGTTGAGAGGGGGTACATAAGGGAAGAGCATA is part of the Pogona vitticeps strain Pit_001003342236 chromosome 8, PviZW2.1, whole genome shotgun sequence genome and encodes:
- the MRPS24 gene encoding small ribosomal subunit protein uS3m isoform X1, which codes for MAAPWWRVGRPGLEAWAATRGGGGGPRWLLWAGQGFHTSVARPKAKAARIRSGKGIIPVTYEEAHPPHYIAHRKGWLSQHTSHLCGEEGAAERAVEDVFIRKFIYGTFHGCLANEIVLKRRANMLIICAVFVQKMLPHKLYFLIGYTEVLLSYLYKCPVKMEVQTVPEKVIYKYV
- the MRPS24 gene encoding small ribosomal subunit protein uS3m isoform X2 translates to MEGRKEEERKRKEGRKEGRKAYPTATPMQNSSKGDDTPQLPFLSVGPGLDTAWAATRGGGGGPRWLLWAGQGFHTSVARPKAKAARIRSGKGIIPVTYEEAHPPHYIAHRKGWLSQHTSHLCGEEGAAERAVEDVFIRKFIYGTFHGCLANEIVLKRRANMLIICAVFVQKMLPHKLYFLIGYTEVLLSYLYKCPVKMEVQTVPEKVIYKYV